AAGCACATCCGCGCGCTCCAGGGCGGCACCTACCGCGACATGTGGGTGTTCTGTGAGACCCAGCAGGGCGAACTGCTCGACGTCTCGAAGGAGATGCTCGGGAAGGCCCGCGAGCTAATGGACGACTACGCCGAGGAGTACGAGGAAGAGGACGTCGTCGCCTTCCTCATGGGCGACGATTGCCAGGGCCTGGCCGAGGAGGCCATCGCCTACGGGGCCGACGTCGCCGTCTACCACGAGGACGACCGCCTCGAACGATTCCTGCACACGCCGTTCACCCGGATCACGGCACACATGGCCCGTGGTCAGGGAAGCGAGGAGAGCACCGACTGGCGTGATTACGACGAACCGCGATACGCCCTCTACCCGGCGACGAACAACGGCCGGGACCTCTCGGCACTCGTCCAGGGCGAACTCGACTCCGGGCTAGCGTCGGACTGTTCGGACCTCTTCATCGAACCGGAGAAGATCTCGAACCCGGTCAAGACCGGCGAACCCGGCGTCAAGAAGACGTTCGAGCGCGTGCTCCACATGAAGCGCCCGGACTTCTCGGGCTTCGAGTACTCGACGATCCTCTGCCTGGACAACCCGGATCGGGACTTCCACCCGCAGGGGGCCTCCGTGATTCCGGGGACCTTCGACGTCCCCGAGCCCGATTACGACCGTGAGGGACTCGTCGTCGAACACGAGATGGACCTCGAGGACGAGTGGTTCAGCGTCGAGATCACCGAACACGACACCCTCGAGGGCGGCGTCGACCTCACGGGACACGACGTCGTCGTCTGTCTCGGGCGCGGTATCAGCGACGACCCGACCCTCGGGATGGAACTCGGCCTCGAACTGGCCGACGCTTTCGAGGACGCCGCCCTGGGGATCACCAGGGGCATCGTCACCTCGTCCTACCAGTTCGAGGGCCACGTCGAGCAGTACTCGAAGGAAGAGCGCCAGATCGGCGAGACGGGGCAGATCGTCGCACCGCCGCTTTACATCGCCGCCGGCGTGTCTGGAGCAGTCCAGCACAAGGTCGGCATGGACGAGTCGGACACCATCGTCGCCATCAACACCGATCCGGAGGCGACGATCAGGGACTTCAGCGACTACTTCATCGAAGGCGACCTCTTCGACGTACTGCCGCGGCTCACCGAGGCGGTGAAGTCCGGGGAGTTACCGATGGAGGCCGCGGCCGACGGAGGTGAAGCGGAATGAGCGCCAGCGAAGGCGGCGAGTACGAACACTACGAGGCCATCGTCGTCGGCTGTGGCCCCGGTGGGGCCGCGGCGGCGGCGCGACTGGCGCAGCACGGCATCGAGACGCTCGTCCTGGAGCGGGGAGTCGAGGCCGGCTCGAAGAACGTCTCCGGCGGCCTCATCTACGCCGAGGAGTCCGCGCCGTACACGATCGACGACTTCTTCCCGAACTTCCGGGAGGAAGCGTCCGAACGGCCGATCACCGACTACGAGATCCACAACATCGCCGGCCGGAAGGTCAAGTCCTACGATCTGACGGACCTTCACGAGCACGACACCGAGTGGTGCGACGCCGTTCTCCGCCGACACATGGACGGCTGGCTCGAGGACCGGGTCCACGAACTGACGAGCGAGAACGGCGGCGGGTTGTTGACCGGCGTGCGCGTCAACGGCCTCCTGCGGGAGAACGGCGAGATCGTGGGCGTCACCTGCGACGAACTCGACCCGATCACGGCCGACTTCATCGTCGCCGCCGACGGCGCCAACTCCGAACTTGCGCGCGACGCAGGCCTGATGGACTGGGAGGAGCCCGACGAGTGGTTCCAGGGCGTCAAGGCCGTCGTCGAGATGGATCCCGAGGTCATCAACGACCGCTTCGACATCGAGGAGGGCGAGGGCGTCGCTCACCTCTTCTCGGGCGACCTCTTCGACGACGTCCGCGGCGGCGGCTTCCTCTACACTAACGAGGATACCCTCTCGATCGGGACCGTCTTCCACCTGGACAGCCTCGTCGCCGAGCAGGCCGAGCCACACGAACTGCTCGACGCCCTGCTTACCCACCCGCTGCTCGCCCAGTGGCTCGACGAGGAGTACGTCGAACTCGAGTACGGCGCGAAACTCGTCCCCGACTCGAAGAAGGTCGCCCACCGCGAACCCTACAGCGACCGGCTCGTGCTCGTCGGTGACGCTGGCGGGCAGATGCAGGCCCAGGGGCCGATCATCAAGGGGATGAACCACGCAGTCACTGCAGGTGCGCTCGCGGCCGACGCCCACGCGGTCACCCGCGGAAACGCCGACGCCGAAGCGGCCGGGCGACGGTACACGACGATGCTCGAACAGTCGGGCACGATGGGCAAACTCCGCCCGCGGCGCTACGAGATGACGAGCCCCGTCGGCGAACACGGCCTGGTTACGCGGGCAATCGAGGGCGTCCTGGGTTCGCCGGTCGGCTCTGCCGCCGTCGGGAATCGACTCTCGAATCGGCTACTCGAGAAGGCCTACAACTCCCCGACGCTCGTCGGGATGCTCCCCGACACGGAGACGGGCTACACCACCTTGCCGTCGATCATCGGGGAAAAGCAGGGGCGGACGATCCACTGGGACAACGAGGTCGAACCGCCGACGCTGGAAGAGCGCATCGGCGACCTGACCTACGACACGGACGTCGGCAATCCGCACATCCGACTGCGCGACAACTCAGTGGAGGCGAGCGGCGCCGCCGTCTACGCCTGCCCGGTCAGCGCCGAGGACTTCGGCGGCGGCTGTTACCGCTCGGAGACCGTCAAGACAAACGGCGGCGAGGAGACGGTCGTCAGCCTCGACACCCAGCCCTGCGTCGAGTGTGGCACGTGTGCCATCGTCGCCGACACCGAGTGGGAACACCCCCGCGGCGGGAAGGGCGTCGAGTTCCGGCAGGGGTAGCTAAATGAGTCGGTACGGTCCCCGGATCGCCGCCCTCGAGCGCCGGGCCGAACGCGACCGCGAGGCGTTCGATCCGGCGGCTGCCACGGTCGCAGACGGACGGCAGTACCTTCGAGACGGGGCCGGACAGGCGATCTGGCTCTACGTCGAGGCGCGAACGGGTGGTCGAATGGTCCCGTTTTCGGAACCGGAGTTGACCGCCCTGCGGACGTCGATGAACGGCTGGCTCGAGCTATACGCTCGCTGTCACGGCGTCGAACTCGAGGCCGAGTTCACCGTTCGCGAAGCCGCAGAAGTGTTGCTCGAGACGCGAAACGTCTTCGACACGGCGCAGTTGTTGACGCGGGTTCCGGAGCGGTAAGGGTGCCACCGCCCGAATCGGCGTGTTTTAGTTTACTTCGCGTGCGCATTCGAATAATATGAAGGCTGAACGGCGATTTCGTGTATTCACCATCGTCCTGGTCGTACTCGGCACAGGTATGGGGGCTCTCGGCTGGCGTTTCGGGGGCGTTGGCGAAGTCGTTCTCGGAACACTGGCTGTGGCTCTCGGTATGGTACTCTATTCGTTCGCCCGTCGTTCCCCTGAAGCGATACGTGCGTCGACGGAGTCGACACGTGAGTCCCTGATCGTTCAACTCGCCACTGCAATTGTCCTGTT
This region of Natronosalvus halobius genomic DNA includes:
- a CDS encoding electron transfer flavoprotein subunit alpha/FixB family protein; this translates as MTLDPDEYTVGELRDELDAVDDLETVQSVLEAEQTGQNRKTAREVIERRLEVLGEDAGTETDDETEGEYEETRKDVGEDAEGEEVETESESDETTEAVEEANVEEEADEAEAGDESDEAEAEEESDEAEAEEKEDDGLSHPTRDKKHIRALQGGTYRDMWVFCETQQGELLDVSKEMLGKARELMDDYAEEYEEEDVVAFLMGDDCQGLAEEAIAYGADVAVYHEDDRLERFLHTPFTRITAHMARGQGSEESTDWRDYDEPRYALYPATNNGRDLSALVQGELDSGLASDCSDLFIEPEKISNPVKTGEPGVKKTFERVLHMKRPDFSGFEYSTILCLDNPDRDFHPQGASVIPGTFDVPEPDYDREGLVVEHEMDLEDEWFSVEITEHDTLEGGVDLTGHDVVVCLGRGISDDPTLGMELGLELADAFEDAALGITRGIVTSSYQFEGHVEQYSKEERQIGETGQIVAPPLYIAAGVSGAVQHKVGMDESDTIVAINTDPEATIRDFSDYFIEGDLFDVLPRLTEAVKSGELPMEAAADGGEAE
- a CDS encoding FAD-dependent oxidoreductase, which gives rise to MSASEGGEYEHYEAIVVGCGPGGAAAAARLAQHGIETLVLERGVEAGSKNVSGGLIYAEESAPYTIDDFFPNFREEASERPITDYEIHNIAGRKVKSYDLTDLHEHDTEWCDAVLRRHMDGWLEDRVHELTSENGGGLLTGVRVNGLLRENGEIVGVTCDELDPITADFIVAADGANSELARDAGLMDWEEPDEWFQGVKAVVEMDPEVINDRFDIEEGEGVAHLFSGDLFDDVRGGGFLYTNEDTLSIGTVFHLDSLVAEQAEPHELLDALLTHPLLAQWLDEEYVELEYGAKLVPDSKKVAHREPYSDRLVLVGDAGGQMQAQGPIIKGMNHAVTAGALAADAHAVTRGNADAEAAGRRYTTMLEQSGTMGKLRPRRYEMTSPVGEHGLVTRAIEGVLGSPVGSAAVGNRLSNRLLEKAYNSPTLVGMLPDTETGYTTLPSIIGEKQGRTIHWDNEVEPPTLEERIGDLTYDTDVGNPHIRLRDNSVEASGAAVYACPVSAEDFGGGCYRSETVKTNGGEETVVSLDTQPCVECGTCAIVADTEWEHPRGGKGVEFRQG